One Prunus dulcis chromosome 8, ALMONDv2, whole genome shotgun sequence DNA window includes the following coding sequences:
- the LOC117636860 gene encoding SUN domain-containing protein 4 isoform X1: MQRSRRALLQRRALGFGGRSRLYKVSLSLVFVLWGLVFLFSLWLSRGDGYRDGSTVSPVGMSTWDKAKLDRDEHSDSVDIQKETDLVYYSGGVCANGVETSGLNGEFFAREGSRHCASAEGNIFFDSAVSEQPEVESSGSGVKLENDAPKNGRLPRAVPLGLDEFKSKTFNSKTKSGNGEAGGIKHRVEPGGAEYNYASAAKGAKVLDFNKEAKGASNILGRDKDKYLRNPCSAEGKFVDIELSEETLVDTIQIANYEHYSSNLKAFELLGSLVYPTDEWVLLGNFTAANNKLARRFDLQEPKWVRYIKLNLLSHYGSEFYCTLSVVEIYGVDAVERMLEDLISVENSPFVSEGATVDQKPTSSNPDSPEVDEFYHNIVKELEPEYAVGHSDLNNEIMKSEVPDPIKEVRHLQVNRMPGDTVLKILMQKVRSLDFSLSVLERYLEESNSRYGSIFREFDKDLGEKDLDVQKIREDIRNLLESQEIIAKDVRNLISWQSLVSMQLGNLVRDNAILRSEVEKVREKQQSVDNKGIIIFLVCLIFSLLALVKLFIDMAFSVYMAFSVHRTDQSRKFCRLSSSWLFLLVSCILVLFISSL; this comes from the exons ATGCAAAGGTCACGTAGAGCTCTTCTGCAAAGAAGAGCGTTGGGGTTCGGCGGAAGGAGCCGCTTGTATAAGGTGTCTCTGTCTTTAGTTTTTGTCTTGTGGGGGCTTGTCTTTCTTTTCAGCTTATGGCTCAGTCGTGGAGATGGATACAGAG ATGGATCCACTGTATCTCCAGTTGGTATGTCAACTTGGGATAAAGCTAAGCTGGACCGGGATGAACACTCTGATTCTGTAGATATACAAAAAGAAACTGATTTGGTCTACTATTCTGGTGGTGTGTGCGCAAATGGTGTTGAAACCAGTGGTTTAAATGGTGAATTCTTTGCTCGTGAAGGAAGTAGACATTGTGCCTCAGCTGaaggaaatatattttttgactCAGCTGTTAGTGAGCAACCTGAGGTGGAGAGCTCTGGTTCAGGTGTGAAACTTGAAAATGATGCTCCAAAGAATGGCCGCCTACCTCGTGCTGTGCCACTTGGTCTTGATGAGTTCAAGAGCAAAACATTTAATTCCAAAACTAAATCTGGAAATGGTGAGGCTGGAGGCATAAAACACAGAGTGGAGCCTGGTGGTGCTGAATACAATTATGCTTCAGCTGCAAAGGGAGCCAAGGTCTTGGATTTTAACAAGGAAGCTAAAGGTGCCTCTAATATCTTAGGCAGGGATAAGGACAAGTACCTTCGCAATCCATGTTCTGCAGAAGGAAAATTTGTCGATATAGAGCTTTCAGAAGAAACGTTAGTAGATACAATTCAAATAGCTAATTATGAGCACTATTCTTCTAATTTAAAGGCTTTTGAGCTGCTTGGCAGTTTGGTCTATCCAACAGATGAATGGGTTCTACTTGGGAATTTCACTGCTGCAAATAATAAGCTTGCACGAAGGTTTGATCTTCAGGAACCGAAGTGGGTGAGATATATAAAGTTGAATCTTTTGAGCCATTATGGTTCAGAATTCTATTGCACACTCAGTGTTGTTGAAATTTATGGAGTGGATGCTGTTGAGCGAATGCTTGAGGATTTGATTTCTGTTGAAAACAGTCCGTTTGTGTCTGAGGGAGCAACTGTTGACCAGAAACCTACGTCCTCCAACCCAGACTCCCCTGAGGTTGATGAATTTTATCATAATATTGTTAAAGAATTGGAACCTGAATATGCAGTTGGACACTCTGACTTGAACAATGAAATAATGAAAAGTGAAGTGCCTGATCCTATCAAAGAGGTTCGCCATCTACAAGTTAACAGGATGCCTGGGGACACCGTTCTTAAAATACTAATGCAGAAAGTTCGTTCCTTGGATTTTAGTTTATCAGTTCTGGAGCGATACCTGGAGGAATCTAATTCAAGATATGGCAGTATTTTCAGAGAATTCGACAAAGATTTGGGAGAAAAAGACTTAGATGTACAGAAGATCAGAGAAGACATAAGGAATCTCCTTGAAAGCCAGGAAATCATT GCTAAAGATGTTCGCAACCTTATATCTTGGCAGTCCCTAGTCTCCATGCAATTGGGTAATTTAGTCAGGGACAATGCTATCCTCAG ATCTGAGGTTGAAAAGGTGAGGGAGAAGCAGCAATCTGTAGATAATAAGGGTATCATAATATTTCTtgtatgtttaattttttcattgttaGCTCTTGTGAAGCTTTTCATAGATATGGCGTTTAGTGTTTATATGGCATTTAGTGTTCATAGAACAGACCAGTCCAGGAAATTTTGTCGGTTGAGCTCTTCCTGGCTCTTTTTACTTGTGAGCTGTATCCTTGTCCTATTTATATCATCATTATAA
- the LOC117636860 gene encoding SUN domain-containing protein 4 isoform X2, protein MSTWDKAKLDRDEHSDSVDIQKETDLVYYSGGVCANGVETSGLNGEFFAREGSRHCASAEGNIFFDSAVSEQPEVESSGSGVKLENDAPKNGRLPRAVPLGLDEFKSKTFNSKTKSGNGEAGGIKHRVEPGGAEYNYASAAKGAKVLDFNKEAKGASNILGRDKDKYLRNPCSAEGKFVDIELSEETLVDTIQIANYEHYSSNLKAFELLGSLVYPTDEWVLLGNFTAANNKLARRFDLQEPKWVRYIKLNLLSHYGSEFYCTLSVVEIYGVDAVERMLEDLISVENSPFVSEGATVDQKPTSSNPDSPEVDEFYHNIVKELEPEYAVGHSDLNNEIMKSEVPDPIKEVRHLQVNRMPGDTVLKILMQKVRSLDFSLSVLERYLEESNSRYGSIFREFDKDLGEKDLDVQKIREDIRNLLESQEIIAKDVRNLISWQSLVSMQLGNLVRDNAILRSEVEKVREKQQSVDNKGIIIFLVCLIFSLLALVKLFIDMAFSVYMAFSVHRTDQSRKFCRLSSSWLFLLVSCILVLFISSL, encoded by the exons ATGTCAACTTGGGATAAAGCTAAGCTGGACCGGGATGAACACTCTGATTCTGTAGATATACAAAAAGAAACTGATTTGGTCTACTATTCTGGTGGTGTGTGCGCAAATGGTGTTGAAACCAGTGGTTTAAATGGTGAATTCTTTGCTCGTGAAGGAAGTAGACATTGTGCCTCAGCTGaaggaaatatattttttgactCAGCTGTTAGTGAGCAACCTGAGGTGGAGAGCTCTGGTTCAGGTGTGAAACTTGAAAATGATGCTCCAAAGAATGGCCGCCTACCTCGTGCTGTGCCACTTGGTCTTGATGAGTTCAAGAGCAAAACATTTAATTCCAAAACTAAATCTGGAAATGGTGAGGCTGGAGGCATAAAACACAGAGTGGAGCCTGGTGGTGCTGAATACAATTATGCTTCAGCTGCAAAGGGAGCCAAGGTCTTGGATTTTAACAAGGAAGCTAAAGGTGCCTCTAATATCTTAGGCAGGGATAAGGACAAGTACCTTCGCAATCCATGTTCTGCAGAAGGAAAATTTGTCGATATAGAGCTTTCAGAAGAAACGTTAGTAGATACAATTCAAATAGCTAATTATGAGCACTATTCTTCTAATTTAAAGGCTTTTGAGCTGCTTGGCAGTTTGGTCTATCCAACAGATGAATGGGTTCTACTTGGGAATTTCACTGCTGCAAATAATAAGCTTGCACGAAGGTTTGATCTTCAGGAACCGAAGTGGGTGAGATATATAAAGTTGAATCTTTTGAGCCATTATGGTTCAGAATTCTATTGCACACTCAGTGTTGTTGAAATTTATGGAGTGGATGCTGTTGAGCGAATGCTTGAGGATTTGATTTCTGTTGAAAACAGTCCGTTTGTGTCTGAGGGAGCAACTGTTGACCAGAAACCTACGTCCTCCAACCCAGACTCCCCTGAGGTTGATGAATTTTATCATAATATTGTTAAAGAATTGGAACCTGAATATGCAGTTGGACACTCTGACTTGAACAATGAAATAATGAAAAGTGAAGTGCCTGATCCTATCAAAGAGGTTCGCCATCTACAAGTTAACAGGATGCCTGGGGACACCGTTCTTAAAATACTAATGCAGAAAGTTCGTTCCTTGGATTTTAGTTTATCAGTTCTGGAGCGATACCTGGAGGAATCTAATTCAAGATATGGCAGTATTTTCAGAGAATTCGACAAAGATTTGGGAGAAAAAGACTTAGATGTACAGAAGATCAGAGAAGACATAAGGAATCTCCTTGAAAGCCAGGAAATCATT GCTAAAGATGTTCGCAACCTTATATCTTGGCAGTCCCTAGTCTCCATGCAATTGGGTAATTTAGTCAGGGACAATGCTATCCTCAG ATCTGAGGTTGAAAAGGTGAGGGAGAAGCAGCAATCTGTAGATAATAAGGGTATCATAATATTTCTtgtatgtttaattttttcattgttaGCTCTTGTGAAGCTTTTCATAGATATGGCGTTTAGTGTTTATATGGCATTTAGTGTTCATAGAACAGACCAGTCCAGGAAATTTTGTCGGTTGAGCTCTTCCTGGCTCTTTTTACTTGTGAGCTGTATCCTTGTCCTATTTATATCATCATTATAA